A window of the Coffea arabica cultivar ET-39 unplaced genomic scaffold, Coffea Arabica ET-39 HiFi ptg000040l, whole genome shotgun sequence genome harbors these coding sequences:
- the LOC113694112 gene encoding photosystem II 5 kDa protein, chloroplastic-like yields MASMTMTASFLGGSAITKPLPTAAAGRRGALVVKASKVSEGEKMVMNNKEEGSNGRRDLVFAVAAAAACTLAKAAMADGVEPKRGSLEAKKKYAPICVTMPTARICHK; encoded by the coding sequence ATGGCTTCCATGACCATGACAGCCTCATTCCTCGGTGGCTCAGCCATCACCAAGCCACTTCCCACCGCCGCGGCCGGTCGCCGGGGAGCCCTAGTGGTCAAGGCTTCAAAGGTGTCTGAGGGTGAGAAGATGGTGATGAACAACAAGGAAGAAGGCAGCAACGGAAGGAGGGATTTGGTGTTTGCTGTTGCGGCTGCTGCTGCATGCACCCTTGCTAAAGCTGCCATGGCCGATGGGGTAGAGCCAAAGCGTGGAAGTCTTGAAGCCAAGAAGAAATATGCACCTATTTGTGTCACAATGCCTACTGCCAGAATCTGCCACAAATGA